Proteins from a single region of Harmonia axyridis chromosome 4, icHarAxyr1.1, whole genome shotgun sequence:
- the LOC123677553 gene encoding uncharacterized protein LOC123677553 isoform X2 — MPVEEVEVLEQNEPVPTASTGKMSEPDITNNLLNTPGEMEEKVHMNEASSSITENFDCSSSNTGIESATLSEDTQIFELKEKEVFLSNRLIEVEGEDSATESLQTLEEEQEEPHDRSDGSDSGLGSEICEERQEISSSTDVLEGSDSETSFFARMPIEEPCPETNASVPEQIIGPDDLSSDEHAISTSTGEVSLEQQPKKSNLKRKLSTDDESGPKAKKKRGISFDSVTVYYFPRAQGFTCVPSQGGSTLGMGAYHTHSKKFTIMEHANEQRRIHRQLMQQMRNKSASNLAAATSSEESESEEEPSDASESEMDMDNYYFLQPVPTRQRRALLKAAGVRKIESYEKDDCKDIRSSREFCGCGCKGYCDPETCSCSQAGIKCQVDRLNFPCGCSRDNCANSSGRIEFNPVRVRTHFIHTLMRLELEKKQETEEALKAEEKKNQRNWMENERLNIEYKEEKTKNCRIMKFSNGPNVRNELGVESCIHDGSFTNLHYGAPGEGPGGLNPPGFGDLPARSDSLDLYSFREDCYGEDSTQDGSAVDMKHAYTSAPTPGHGFQFSDPRFSDGVFLASASSYPAPNQYSYHPGFADFNAVFNPYPVYGDFAGEGTKSGFASESSPSCSYEQLLPNVGDGFGSENSNSKENQYTSLNPVESNNKIESFSDLIHGRYGSFATFNENFVQGLDSSEDVNSSGVVVEEAESAEKNEAVSSNAVTDNATECGDNFGEIIKKSMVETVSA; from the exons ATGCCGGTTGAGGAAGTTGAGGTGCTCGAACAAAACGAACCTGTTCCTACAGCATCAACAGGAAAAATGTCGGAACCAGATATAACTAACAATTTGTTAAACACGCCAGGAGAAATGGAGGAGAAGGTTCATATGAATGAGGCATCATCTTCTATTACCGAAAATTTCGACTGTTCTAGTAGCAATACTGGTATTGAAAGCGCGACACTAAGTGAAGACACACAAATATTTGAGTTGAAGGAAAAGGAAGTTTTTTTATCGAATAGACTAATTGAAGTAGAAGGGGAGGATTCAGCAACGGAGAGCTTACAAACTTTGGAGGAGGAACAGGAAGAACCCCATGACAG ATCTGACGGATCAGATTCAGGATTGGGCTCGGAAATTTGCGAGGAACGACAAGAAATATCATCGTCGACCGATGTTCTCGAGGGTAGCGACTCAGAAACGTCATTTTTCGCCAGGATGCCCATCGAGGAACCTTGTCCAGAAACCAATGCATCTGTACCAGAACAAATTATCGGTCCCGATGACCTCTCCTCGGATGAACACGCCATTTCTACCAGTACTGGGGAAGTGTCGTTAGAACAACAACCGAAAAAGAGCAACCTGAAGAGAAAGCTGTCAACCGACGATGAATCCGGGCCGAAGGCTAAAAAGAAACGGGGTATAAGTTTCGACAGCGTCACCGTCTATTATTTCCCCAGAGCCCAAGGCTTCACCTGCGTCCCGTCGCAAGGAGGCTCCACGCTAGGCATGGGGGCCTACCACACCCACTCGAAAAAATTCACAATCATGGAACACGCCAACGAACAGAGGAGGATTCACCGTCAGCTGATGCAGCAGATGAGGAACAAGAGCGCATCTAACCTGGCAGCCGCCACCTCCAGCGAGGAGAGTGAGAGCGAGGAGGAACCAAGCGACGCTTCTGAGTCGGAGATGGACATGGACAACTATTACTTCTTGCAGCCGGTGCCCACTAGACAGAGGAGGGCCTTGTTGAAGGCCGCTGGGGTTAGGAAGATCGAGTCGTACGAGAAGGACGACTGCAAGGACATAAGATCGTCCAGGGAGTTTTGTGGTTGCGGTTGCAAGGGTTACTGCGATCCGGAAACCTGCTCTTGCAGTCAGGCTGGAATTAAGTGCCAGGTAGATAGGCTTAACTTTCCTTGTGGATGTTCCAGAGATAACTGTGCCAATTCTTCTGGTCGGATAGAGTTTAACCCGGTGAGGGTGCGAACGCACTTTATTCATACTCTGATGCGGCTAGAGCTTGAGAAGAAGCAAGAAACGGAGGAAGCGTTGAAGGCGGAGGAAAAGAAGAACCAGCGGAACTGGATGGAAAACGAGAGGCTGAACATCGAGTACAAGGAGGAGAAGACGAAAAACTGCCGTATTATGAAGTTCTCCAATGGACCTAACGTGAGGAACGAGTTGGGGGTGGAAAGTTGCATCCACGACGGTAGCTTCACGAACCTCCACTACGGAGCGCCGGGAGAAGGACCTGGAGGCCTGAACCCCCCAGGGTTTGGAGATCTGCCGGCTAGAAGCGACTCTTTGGATCTTTACTCGTTCAGGGAGGATTGCTACGGGGAGGATTCGACACAAGACGGGAGCGCAGTCGATATGAAGCATGCCTATACGTCCGCGCCAACTCCAGGTCACGGCTTCCAGTTTTCCGATCCCCGGTTTTCCGACGGCGTTTTCCTGGCGTCGGCGTCCTCGTACCCCGCCCCCAATCAATACTCGTACCATCCCGGCTTCGCCGATTTCAACGCGGTTTTCAACCCTTACCCCGTGTACGGCGATTTTGCCGGGGAGGGCACCAAGAGCGGTTTCGCGTCCGAGAGCTCGCCGAGTTGCAGTTACGAACAGTTGTTGCCGAACGTTGGCGACGGTTTCGGCTCGGAGAATTCCAACTCGAAGGAAAATCAATACACCAGCTTGAACCCCGTGGAGTCCAATAATAAGATCGAGTCGTTCTCCGACCTCATCCACGGCCGTTATGGCAGCTTTGCCACGTTCAACGAGAACTTCGTGCAGGGTTTGGACAGTTCCGAAGACGTGAACTCGAGCGGCGTCGTCGTCGAAGAGGCGGAAAGTGCAGAGAAGAATGAGGCGGTTAGTTCGAACGCAGTAACGGACAATGCGACGGAATGCGGTGATAATTTCGGGGAGATAATCAAAAAATCGATGGTAGAAACGGTTTCTGCTTAg
- the LOC123677554 gene encoding dTTP/UTP pyrophosphatase — protein MLEPLVGKLNKMRIVLASSSKQRETLLRNTGLDFEVYPSNFAENLNPDDYTFKYFVETTAQRKTENVYEELKNDEKKPDLIIGADTMVTYCGKLFGKPKDNSEAKRMIKDLTQNDKPHEVYTGVAIWYEGKIYTFSEMTKVHMTNLTDDEIENYILTKEPMGKAGGYGIQGLAGTFVERIEGDINNVIGLPLCRLVKELKQIVTL, from the exons ATGTTGGAGCCTCTAGTGGGAAAACTTAATAAAATGAGAATTGTTCTTGCTAGCAGTTCCAAACAACGTGAAACTCTTCTCAGGAACACA gGGTTGGATTTCGAAGTGTATCCTTCGAATTTTGCGGAAAATTTGAATCCAGACGACTAcactttcaaatattttgtggAAACTACTGCTCAAAGGAAAACGGAAAATGTTTATGAAGAATTGAAGAATGATGAAAAGAAGCCTGATTTGATTATAGGAGCAGATACAATGGTCACGTATTGTGGAAAATTGTTCGGAAAACCAAAGGATAATTCAGAAGCTAAACGAATGATTAAAGA TCTAACCCAGAATGATAAACCCCATGAGGTTTATACAGGAGTAGCTATATGGtatgaaggaaaaatttatacaTTCTCCGAAATGACTAAAGTACATATGACAAATTTGACAGACGATGAAATAGAAAATTACATATTGACTAAAGAACCGAT ggGCAAAGCAGGAGGGTATGGAATACAAGGTTTGGCTGGCACCTTTGTAGAACGGATCGAAGGTGATATAAATAATGTTATTGGTTTGCCTTTGTGTCGACTTGTTAAGGAATTGAAACAGATTGTGACATTATAG
- the LOC123677553 gene encoding uncharacterized protein LOC123677553 isoform X1: MISCPTDRNRKRMPVEEVEVLEQNEPVPTASTGKMSEPDITNNLLNTPGEMEEKVHMNEASSSITENFDCSSSNTGIESATLSEDTQIFELKEKEVFLSNRLIEVEGEDSATESLQTLEEEQEEPHDRSDGSDSGLGSEICEERQEISSSTDVLEGSDSETSFFARMPIEEPCPETNASVPEQIIGPDDLSSDEHAISTSTGEVSLEQQPKKSNLKRKLSTDDESGPKAKKKRGISFDSVTVYYFPRAQGFTCVPSQGGSTLGMGAYHTHSKKFTIMEHANEQRRIHRQLMQQMRNKSASNLAAATSSEESESEEEPSDASESEMDMDNYYFLQPVPTRQRRALLKAAGVRKIESYEKDDCKDIRSSREFCGCGCKGYCDPETCSCSQAGIKCQVDRLNFPCGCSRDNCANSSGRIEFNPVRVRTHFIHTLMRLELEKKQETEEALKAEEKKNQRNWMENERLNIEYKEEKTKNCRIMKFSNGPNVRNELGVESCIHDGSFTNLHYGAPGEGPGGLNPPGFGDLPARSDSLDLYSFREDCYGEDSTQDGSAVDMKHAYTSAPTPGHGFQFSDPRFSDGVFLASASSYPAPNQYSYHPGFADFNAVFNPYPVYGDFAGEGTKSGFASESSPSCSYEQLLPNVGDGFGSENSNSKENQYTSLNPVESNNKIESFSDLIHGRYGSFATFNENFVQGLDSSEDVNSSGVVVEEAESAEKNEAVSSNAVTDNATECGDNFGEIIKKSMVETVSA, from the exons ATGATCTCTTGTCCTACTGACCGAAATCGCAAG AGAATGCCGGTTGAGGAAGTTGAGGTGCTCGAACAAAACGAACCTGTTCCTACAGCATCAACAGGAAAAATGTCGGAACCAGATATAACTAACAATTTGTTAAACACGCCAGGAGAAATGGAGGAGAAGGTTCATATGAATGAGGCATCATCTTCTATTACCGAAAATTTCGACTGTTCTAGTAGCAATACTGGTATTGAAAGCGCGACACTAAGTGAAGACACACAAATATTTGAGTTGAAGGAAAAGGAAGTTTTTTTATCGAATAGACTAATTGAAGTAGAAGGGGAGGATTCAGCAACGGAGAGCTTACAAACTTTGGAGGAGGAACAGGAAGAACCCCATGACAG ATCTGACGGATCAGATTCAGGATTGGGCTCGGAAATTTGCGAGGAACGACAAGAAATATCATCGTCGACCGATGTTCTCGAGGGTAGCGACTCAGAAACGTCATTTTTCGCCAGGATGCCCATCGAGGAACCTTGTCCAGAAACCAATGCATCTGTACCAGAACAAATTATCGGTCCCGATGACCTCTCCTCGGATGAACACGCCATTTCTACCAGTACTGGGGAAGTGTCGTTAGAACAACAACCGAAAAAGAGCAACCTGAAGAGAAAGCTGTCAACCGACGATGAATCCGGGCCGAAGGCTAAAAAGAAACGGGGTATAAGTTTCGACAGCGTCACCGTCTATTATTTCCCCAGAGCCCAAGGCTTCACCTGCGTCCCGTCGCAAGGAGGCTCCACGCTAGGCATGGGGGCCTACCACACCCACTCGAAAAAATTCACAATCATGGAACACGCCAACGAACAGAGGAGGATTCACCGTCAGCTGATGCAGCAGATGAGGAACAAGAGCGCATCTAACCTGGCAGCCGCCACCTCCAGCGAGGAGAGTGAGAGCGAGGAGGAACCAAGCGACGCTTCTGAGTCGGAGATGGACATGGACAACTATTACTTCTTGCAGCCGGTGCCCACTAGACAGAGGAGGGCCTTGTTGAAGGCCGCTGGGGTTAGGAAGATCGAGTCGTACGAGAAGGACGACTGCAAGGACATAAGATCGTCCAGGGAGTTTTGTGGTTGCGGTTGCAAGGGTTACTGCGATCCGGAAACCTGCTCTTGCAGTCAGGCTGGAATTAAGTGCCAGGTAGATAGGCTTAACTTTCCTTGTGGATGTTCCAGAGATAACTGTGCCAATTCTTCTGGTCGGATAGAGTTTAACCCGGTGAGGGTGCGAACGCACTTTATTCATACTCTGATGCGGCTAGAGCTTGAGAAGAAGCAAGAAACGGAGGAAGCGTTGAAGGCGGAGGAAAAGAAGAACCAGCGGAACTGGATGGAAAACGAGAGGCTGAACATCGAGTACAAGGAGGAGAAGACGAAAAACTGCCGTATTATGAAGTTCTCCAATGGACCTAACGTGAGGAACGAGTTGGGGGTGGAAAGTTGCATCCACGACGGTAGCTTCACGAACCTCCACTACGGAGCGCCGGGAGAAGGACCTGGAGGCCTGAACCCCCCAGGGTTTGGAGATCTGCCGGCTAGAAGCGACTCTTTGGATCTTTACTCGTTCAGGGAGGATTGCTACGGGGAGGATTCGACACAAGACGGGAGCGCAGTCGATATGAAGCATGCCTATACGTCCGCGCCAACTCCAGGTCACGGCTTCCAGTTTTCCGATCCCCGGTTTTCCGACGGCGTTTTCCTGGCGTCGGCGTCCTCGTACCCCGCCCCCAATCAATACTCGTACCATCCCGGCTTCGCCGATTTCAACGCGGTTTTCAACCCTTACCCCGTGTACGGCGATTTTGCCGGGGAGGGCACCAAGAGCGGTTTCGCGTCCGAGAGCTCGCCGAGTTGCAGTTACGAACAGTTGTTGCCGAACGTTGGCGACGGTTTCGGCTCGGAGAATTCCAACTCGAAGGAAAATCAATACACCAGCTTGAACCCCGTGGAGTCCAATAATAAGATCGAGTCGTTCTCCGACCTCATCCACGGCCGTTATGGCAGCTTTGCCACGTTCAACGAGAACTTCGTGCAGGGTTTGGACAGTTCCGAAGACGTGAACTCGAGCGGCGTCGTCGTCGAAGAGGCGGAAAGTGCAGAGAAGAATGAGGCGGTTAGTTCGAACGCAGTAACGGACAATGCGACGGAATGCGGTGATAATTTCGGGGAGATAATCAAAAAATCGATGGTAGAAACGGTTTCTGCTTAg